A part of Paenibacillus sp. 481 genomic DNA contains:
- a CDS encoding flagellar assembly protein FliW: MQIHSTRLGQLDVEETDLFHFVSGILGFQNYKKYVWLPANNSDTPFDLLQSVEDEQLTFILSEPFTFDKDYSFVLNDDWKKKLCIEAEEDISVRVITTVRSPEEITANYRAPLVFNVKKRLGAQIILDGSEYDLKHPITLV; this comes from the coding sequence ATGCAAATTCATTCAACACGTCTAGGTCAACTTGATGTAGAAGAAACGGATTTATTTCATTTTGTGAGTGGAATATTAGGTTTTCAAAACTATAAAAAATATGTGTGGTTGCCTGCAAACAATTCAGATACGCCGTTTGATTTGCTACAATCTGTGGAAGACGAACAATTGACGTTTATCTTATCTGAACCATTTACATTTGATAAGGATTACTCCTTTGTTCTAAATGATGACTGGAAGAAAAAGTTATGTATTGAAGCAGAAGAAGATATATCTGTACGTGTTATTACAACTGTACGCTCTCCAGAGGAGATTACGGCCAATTATAGGGCGCCGTTAGTTTTTAATGTGAAAAAAAGATTAGGGGCTCAAATCATATTAGATGGATCTGAATATGATTTGAAGCATCCGATTACCTTGGTTTAG
- a CDS encoding flagellar protein FlgN — translation MSLQRLMNVLDHLNELHLQLLSIAEEKKDIIARNQVDQLSLLMTKESRLLKQVAEADEERVAAAHAFLQEKGIRSQLNLTISEIARLVFQPEERLRLQETQQRLSETLQKLKEKNAVIQSLLHQSLDFVEYSLNLFTSRPEDDVVYQHPAQANSKLTRRMFDTRG, via the coding sequence GTGAGCTTGCAACGATTAATGAATGTGCTCGATCATTTGAACGAGCTTCATCTTCAACTGCTGAGCATTGCTGAAGAGAAGAAAGACATAATCGCACGCAACCAAGTCGATCAATTATCACTGTTGATGACGAAGGAATCGCGTCTACTGAAGCAAGTTGCTGAAGCTGATGAAGAACGAGTGGCTGCGGCACACGCCTTTTTGCAAGAGAAAGGAATTCGCTCGCAATTGAACTTGACGATTTCTGAAATCGCCCGTCTTGTGTTTCAGCCGGAAGAGCGCCTCCGCTTGCAGGAGACGCAGCAACGGCTTTCGGAAACATTGCAGAAATTGAAAGAAAAAAATGCAGTCATTCAGAGCTTACTGCATCAGTCGCTTGACTTTGTTGAGTATTCGCTTAACTTATTTACAAGTCGTCCGGAAGATGATGTGGTATACCAGCACCCTGCACAAGCTAACTCCAAATTGACCAGACGTATGTTCGATACGAGAGGATAG
- a CDS encoding ComF family protein, translating to MRFFTKHTWSEWMRRGYNTLFQPELTTCQSCRKNAAMPLQPNHLRQQAASFDARGQVLKLWLCAACIGTIPWIQAVGCKSCGRAIRCTDCERHPLHAWGLAGNRSVVRYDNHMKHWLSQYKFYGLNVYGEIIGRMMSVSYPMLFTGFMNSLGRCTSNGGRSGWSSNCMLPDIITFVPTSEQRLYERGFNQAEQLAQIMGRTWNRPVVPLLMREQETAKQSMQTRSGRERNIANVFQLRSDVGYVGHLETNKCGHVIKGMGQHGKQNDQPDGIVMLLVDDVYTTGSTLRACAREIASLQSVIRRPLYVLSYTWARA from the coding sequence ATGCGGTTTTTTACGAAGCATACGTGGTCGGAGTGGATGCGACGAGGATACAATACTCTTTTTCAACCTGAACTTACAACATGTCAGAGCTGTAGGAAAAATGCTGCTATGCCGTTACAACCGAATCATTTAAGGCAACAGGCTGCCAGCTTTGACGCGAGAGGACAAGTGTTGAAGCTATGGCTGTGCGCAGCCTGCATTGGGACTATTCCTTGGATCCAAGCAGTAGGATGTAAAAGTTGTGGTAGAGCGATCCGGTGTACAGATTGCGAGCGTCATCCTTTGCATGCATGGGGATTAGCAGGTAATCGTAGTGTCGTCCGGTACGATAATCATATGAAGCATTGGTTAAGCCAGTACAAATTTTATGGCCTTAACGTTTATGGTGAAATTATTGGACGAATGATGAGCGTCTCTTATCCAATGCTATTTACCGGATTCATGAACTCCCTAGGAAGATGTACTAGCAATGGGGGAAGAAGCGGGTGGTCCAGTAATTGTATGTTACCTGATATTATTACCTTTGTGCCTACGAGTGAGCAGAGGCTGTATGAGAGAGGATTTAATCAAGCGGAGCAGTTGGCCCAAATCATGGGCCGTACATGGAATCGTCCTGTTGTCCCGTTATTAATGAGGGAGCAAGAAACAGCGAAGCAAAGTATGCAGACGCGAAGCGGGCGTGAACGTAACATAGCTAACGTGTTTCAATTGCGCTCAGATGTGGGGTATGTAGGGCATCTTGAAACAAATAAATGTGGTCATGTGATCAAGGGAATGGGACAGCATGGCAAGCAAAATGATCAGCCTGATGGGATAGTGATGCTGCTCGTAGATGATGTGTATACAACAGGAAGTACGTTACGTGCGTGCGCACGAGAGATTGCGTCTCTACAGAGCGTTATTCGCCGTCCATTATACGTATTGAGTTACACATGGGCCCGAGCGTAG
- the csrA gene encoding carbon storage regulator CsrA: MLVLTRTKGQKIMIGDQIELTVVEVNGDQVRLGIKAPSDILVYREEIYKAIQSQNQSAAIIDLNSVEWANLGIKLPEKK; the protein is encoded by the coding sequence ATGCTTGTACTGACTAGAACAAAAGGGCAAAAAATTATGATCGGTGATCAGATTGAGTTGACGGTGGTAGAAGTTAATGGAGATCAAGTGAGACTTGGTATTAAAGCACCTAGTGATATTTTAGTTTATCGCGAGGAGATATATAAGGCTATTCAAAGCCAAAATCAAAGCGCGGCTATCATTGATTTGAATTCCGTAGAGTGGGCTAACTTAGGAATCAAATTACCTGAAAAAAAATAA
- a CDS encoding TIGR03826 family flagellar region protein — MELSNCPRCGRLFAKTYRDLCPTCLKDIEREYELCSEYLRKYRQSVMHELAEATGVSARQITQFIREGRISVYQAPNVTYTCEMCNNQIREGHMCDSCRSRLMKDIADVKQESGAPPKAQGQHGAYRAIDHSRD, encoded by the coding sequence ATGGAGCTTAGCAATTGTCCTCGTTGCGGACGGCTATTTGCGAAAACATACAGAGATTTATGTCCGACATGTTTAAAGGATATTGAACGAGAATATGAGCTTTGTTCGGAATATTTGCGCAAGTATCGCCAATCTGTCATGCATGAGCTGGCGGAAGCTACGGGTGTAAGTGCACGCCAAATTACACAGTTTATTCGTGAAGGTAGAATATCTGTCTATCAGGCACCTAATGTTACATACACTTGCGAAATGTGCAATAACCAAATTCGTGAAGGGCATATGTGCGACAGCTGTCGTTCACGCTTAATGAAAGATATTGCAGATGTAAAGCAAGAGAGTGGAGCCCCGCCCAAAGCGCAAGGCCAGCATGGTGCATATCGTGCAATCGATCATTCACGGGACTAA
- the flgL gene encoding flagellar hook-associated protein FlgL: MRITQSMMSSTMMKNLQNNFHRLDKYQEQLMTNRQLNRPSDNPVGVASALHYRAEISSTTQFEENTQDAESWLKYTDTVMNETTQIMQKLSELAVQGGTDTVPPDARKNIAQEVSQLYDHLVSLGNAQFKGKHIFNGQRIEQPPYPADPANQAYELDQGVFQYQVGAGMYVDVNTVGDKIFGKSTDANNMFKVVDNFKKALESNNTGDIQASIPKLQSFIETIVTAQAEVGAKQNRLEFTTSRLEDLNLNYISLQSKTEDINMPKVITELKTAEGIYQASLDTIARISRPSLLDFLR; encoded by the coding sequence ATGCGTATTACACAATCGATGATGAGCAGCACGATGATGAAAAACTTGCAGAACAATTTCCACCGTCTGGACAAATATCAGGAGCAGTTGATGACGAATCGTCAGCTAAATAGACCATCTGACAATCCTGTTGGTGTAGCTAGCGCTCTGCACTATCGTGCGGAAATTAGCTCCACGACACAGTTTGAGGAAAATACTCAGGATGCGGAGTCGTGGCTGAAGTATACAGACACAGTAATGAATGAAACAACGCAAATTATGCAAAAACTATCTGAGCTAGCTGTACAAGGCGGAACGGACACGGTTCCGCCAGATGCTCGTAAAAATATTGCGCAAGAAGTATCGCAATTGTATGATCATTTAGTATCACTTGGCAATGCTCAATTCAAAGGGAAACATATTTTCAATGGCCAGCGTATTGAGCAGCCACCATATCCAGCTGATCCGGCGAACCAAGCTTATGAGCTTGATCAAGGGGTGTTTCAGTATCAAGTTGGAGCAGGGATGTACGTGGATGTAAATACCGTAGGCGACAAGATTTTCGGGAAGTCCACTGATGCGAACAATATGTTCAAAGTCGTGGATAACTTTAAAAAAGCTCTGGAGTCTAACAATACAGGAGACATTCAGGCTTCTATTCCTAAACTGCAATCATTTATTGAGACTATTGTTACCGCACAGGCAGAAGTAGGGGCTAAGCAAAATCGCTTGGAGTTTACGACAAGTCGCTTGGAAGATCTGAACTTGAATTATATTAGTTTGCAATCCAAGACAGAAGATATTAATATGCCCAAAGTCATTACCGAGCTGAAAACAGCTGAGGGTATTTATCAAGCTTCGCTGGATACAATTGCGCGTATATCCCGCCCGAGCTTGCTAGATTTCCTTCGTTAA
- the flgK gene encoding flagellar hook-associated protein FlgK — protein sequence MRSTFHTLEIGKRGIMAHQTAISTTGHNITNANTPGYSRQVANMTAARPIDFPGISNSSKNPNQLGMGVEVDSIKRVRDFLLDIEYRNQNTVNSTWKVTQETMSNIEGVFNEPSNNSIAKSVSEFWNAWQLLSKNPSNSDLSARTVVQQKAIALTETFGHISSQLNVLSNNLTERINVKVNEANNYIGQISELTQMVKRIEGLGDNANDLRDKRDLLVDKLSNLGNVRVIEGTDESYQVMFGNALVVDNMESTPIAIGDTAGLTDGEIRGYIESRDIHVAEYSRQLDIMANTVANGPVEVTLPAGSILPPGVVIQNAVMDPANPRKLMNDTKYTVNGLNGLHKLGYNLQTPTQSGLDFFVAAGGGTTITANNIRINSAIEADVKNIAASMRTENRPGPNNTTQEVVLQGNGDMALMIASLAEKVYTFTQPGSITSSATINGYVQSVVAQLGTDSDHAKKMLQNSQLLADHANTLRQAVSSVSLDEEMSNLIKFQHAYSASSRIVTTMDQMLDKLINSTGVVGR from the coding sequence ATGCGTTCTACATTTCATACATTAGAAATCGGTAAACGCGGTATTATGGCTCATCAGACGGCGATTAGCACGACGGGTCACAATATTACGAATGCCAATACACCGGGGTATTCAAGACAAGTTGCAAATATGACGGCGGCTAGGCCGATTGATTTTCCTGGCATCAGCAACTCTTCCAAAAATCCAAACCAACTCGGAATGGGCGTGGAAGTGGACAGCATTAAGCGAGTGCGTGATTTCCTACTCGATATTGAATACCGTAACCAAAATACGGTCAACTCGACGTGGAAAGTAACGCAGGAGACGATGAGTAATATTGAAGGTGTGTTCAATGAACCTTCAAATAACAGTATTGCAAAAAGCGTGTCGGAGTTCTGGAACGCTTGGCAACTACTCAGCAAAAATCCGAGCAACTCGGACTTGTCAGCTCGTACGGTAGTTCAACAGAAAGCGATCGCATTGACGGAAACGTTCGGTCACATTTCTTCACAGTTGAACGTGTTGTCTAACAACTTGACAGAACGCATTAACGTAAAAGTGAATGAGGCCAACAATTATATTGGCCAAATCTCCGAGCTTACGCAAATGGTTAAGCGTATTGAAGGGCTTGGCGATAATGCGAATGACTTGCGAGACAAGCGGGACTTGCTCGTTGATAAGCTATCCAATCTCGGTAATGTACGGGTCATTGAAGGCACCGATGAAAGCTATCAAGTTATGTTCGGCAATGCGCTGGTTGTTGACAATATGGAATCCACGCCAATTGCCATTGGAGACACAGCAGGGTTAACGGATGGAGAAATTAGAGGTTACATCGAATCACGTGATATCCATGTCGCGGAATATAGCCGTCAGCTTGATATTATGGCGAATACGGTCGCTAACGGTCCAGTTGAAGTTACACTTCCGGCAGGTTCTATATTACCTCCTGGTGTAGTCATACAGAATGCGGTTATGGACCCAGCTAATCCACGTAAGTTAATGAACGATACGAAATATACCGTGAACGGCTTGAATGGGCTTCATAAGCTTGGCTACAACTTGCAAACCCCTACACAATCAGGGTTGGACTTCTTTGTAGCTGCGGGTGGCGGAACGACGATTACAGCTAACAATATTCGTATCAACTCCGCTATTGAGGCTGATGTTAAAAATATCGCGGCATCAATGCGGACAGAAAATCGCCCGGGACCAAATAATACGACGCAGGAAGTTGTATTACAGGGTAACGGTGATATGGCGCTTATGATTGCTAGCTTGGCGGAGAAGGTTTACACCTTTACGCAGCCAGGTTCGATTACAAGCTCGGCTACCATTAATGGTTATGTACAATCTGTCGTTGCACAGTTGGGTACAGACTCTGATCACGCCAAAAAGATGTTGCAAAACAGCCAGCTATTGGCGGATCATGCGAATACGCTGCGCCAAGCAGTTAGTAGTGTATCGTTGGATGAAGAGATGTCGAATCTGATCAAATTCCAGCATGCGTACAGCGCTTCTTCCCGCATTGTCACTACAATGGATCAAATGCTAGATAAGTTAATTAACAGTACAGGCGTAGTAGGCAGATAA
- a CDS encoding DUF6470 family protein, producing the protein MNMPRIQIQQQFSQIGLQRELGKHSIEQPRAELNMHQEQVKVELSRTDGKLDIDARKAWSALGKAKFEETTDRIAQQSLQISMQNIASLAQEGDRMMAFHKKENAFAEIAKQRMFKQFPIDIVGEAKYDNVDVTYTAGSLQTNWKSGRVELNVQTKKPIIDYYPGKVNPYLIRQNFIFMSATGQQLDAIV; encoded by the coding sequence ATGAACATGCCTCGTATCCAAATTCAACAGCAGTTTTCACAAATTGGGTTGCAGAGAGAGCTGGGGAAGCATTCCATAGAACAGCCTCGCGCTGAGCTTAATATGCATCAAGAGCAAGTGAAAGTTGAACTGAGTAGAACGGACGGGAAGTTGGACATTGACGCACGAAAAGCATGGTCGGCACTGGGGAAAGCAAAGTTTGAAGAAACAACGGATCGTATTGCGCAACAATCGTTGCAAATATCGATGCAGAACATAGCTTCGCTTGCACAAGAAGGCGATCGAATGATGGCTTTCCATAAAAAAGAGAACGCGTTCGCGGAAATTGCAAAGCAGCGTATGTTTAAACAGTTTCCTATCGACATAGTAGGAGAGGCAAAGTACGATAATGTAGATGTAACATATACCGCGGGTTCTCTACAAACGAACTGGAAGTCTGGACGCGTTGAACTAAATGTGCAGACGAAAAAGCCTATTATAGATTACTACCCTGGTAAAGTTAATCCTTACTTGATACGTCAAAATTTCATTTTTATGTCAGCGACAGGCCAGCAGCTTGACGCGATCGTATAA
- a CDS encoding flagellin N-terminal helical domain-containing protein: MRINHNISSYNAHRQLTINNGQQSKSLEKLSSGYRINRAADDAAGLAISEKMRNQIRGLEQASKNALDGISMIQTAEGALNETHAMLQRMAELYVQGANEVLTTTDAAKIDTEVKALSNQIDAIANQTQFNTKKLLDGSNTSVIFQVGANKDETITLNLENMKAATLVVDDAALTDLKDATTDLNAKAKANLELVQTAINTVSNTRSNLGAVQNRLEHTINNLGTTAENLQAAESRVRDVDMAKEMSKFTKNNILQQAATAMLAQANQQPQGVLQLLR, translated from the coding sequence ATGCGTATTAATCACAACATCAGTTCTTACAATGCTCACCGTCAATTGACTATCAACAACGGTCAACAAAGCAAATCTTTGGAGAAATTGTCTTCCGGTTACCGTATTAACCGTGCAGCTGACGATGCAGCTGGCTTGGCAATCTCCGAAAAAATGCGTAACCAAATCCGTGGTTTGGAGCAAGCTTCCAAGAACGCATTGGACGGTATCTCCATGATTCAAACAGCTGAGGGTGCATTGAACGAAACACACGCTATGCTTCAACGTATGGCTGAGTTGTATGTTCAAGGTGCGAACGAAGTTTTGACAACGACAGATGCTGCTAAGATCGACACTGAAGTAAAAGCATTGTCCAATCAAATTGATGCAATTGCAAATCAAACGCAATTCAACACTAAGAAATTGCTTGATGGTTCGAACACATCGGTAATCTTCCAAGTGGGTGCAAACAAAGATGAGACAATCACATTGAATCTTGAGAACATGAAGGCTGCTACACTTGTAGTTGATGACGCTGCTTTGACTGATCTTAAAGATGCAACTACAGACTTGAATGCTAAAGCTAAAGCAAACTTGGAATTGGTACAAACGGCTATTAACACCGTTTCTAACACACGTTCCAACTTGGGTGCTGTACAAAACCGTCTTGAGCATACAATTAACAACTTGGGTACAACTGCAGAGAACTTGCAAGCTGCTGAGTCCCGCGTTCGTGACGTTGATATGGCTAAAGAAATGTCTAAGTTCACGAAGAATAACATTCTTCAGCAAGCTGCGACTGCGATGTTGGCACAAGCAAATCAACAGCCACAAGGCGTACTGCAATTGCTCCGTTAA
- the flgM gene encoding flagellar biosynthesis anti-sigma factor FlgM, translating to MKINETQRLGAIQHYQKQHAVNRSTQKSMRKDELTISTEAKVMLDAQNRMQDTGRTERIEELKRAVSTGTYFVEADKIAEKMMPLFKRNVE from the coding sequence TTGAAAATCAATGAGACCCAACGTCTTGGAGCTATACAACACTATCAGAAGCAGCATGCAGTGAACCGTTCTACGCAGAAGAGTATGCGAAAGGACGAACTGACCATCTCAACGGAAGCAAAGGTCATGCTCGATGCACAGAATCGAATGCAGGATACAGGACGTACTGAGCGCATTGAGGAATTGAAGCGTGCTGTATCAACGGGCACGTACTTTGTAGAGGCGGATAAGATAGCGGAGAAGATGATGCCGCTCTTTAAGCGTAATGTTGAGTAA
- a CDS encoding flagellar protein FlaG, with protein sequence MKVDSVSLSLPVKSLKSQSLQHTPLAKLEQQTEGHERKKINTQELIDKFNSALRDNKTHIKVQMHEQTNTIMVRVIADNTNEVIREIPSEKMLDFMYEMCIRAGIFIDEKW encoded by the coding sequence ATGAAGGTGGATTCAGTTTCACTATCCTTGCCCGTTAAGTCTTTGAAGTCTCAGAGTCTTCAGCACACTCCTCTAGCGAAATTAGAACAACAAACAGAGGGGCATGAACGGAAGAAGATCAATACGCAGGAGCTTATTGATAAATTTAATTCTGCCTTGCGTGATAATAAGACGCATATTAAAGTTCAAATGCACGAACAAACAAACACCATTATGGTTAGAGTTATTGCGGATAATACGAATGAGGTTATTCGGGAAATTCCGAGTGAAAAAATGCTCGATTTTATGTATGAAATGTGCATAAGAGCAGGAATATTTATCGATGAGAAATGGTAG
- a CDS encoding helicase-related protein — translation MVEVKLYAVRTELGWQSGLTMDWRMDAWYWLGEGGGRDGRNTRGSRLVVVQRPVSLPVGLAVLQGFKVDKEMDSWGRTRWSSYFASAFENYVKQMNSEKYLLWMRERLEVTILEPQSSEPVSGDFIMERPDEPYSAYGTVLPFRTERAAEWKGLERDEKEGELSISQQGHQTTTTHIYDKRGSNYKRVMHASERELGAVAPISFLPKSWREGVREMAKALDGRALLEVEMKDLLEQRGLGRLLLNYKSLLQWAWLQGWIELRSGITDRPKGEEEHMQRGWFAMLRRRFMGWRQSVVASCERCGSKGDKLESNSCASCGLLHCRTCTACINMGRCRACALLVVGVLTRRAELKLAMTREGMVEQIVTSKVVGSMSVVEEVALRSEFEDNAKGVVTNEDVSGQLGKWGLAPAQLAASEAALSYIAEMRLQSRKSWGNVHAGEGLQSARALVGEKELLVQEDAHAELRSGSTGIGRAAVLATKGSFLLWAVTGAGKTEMIFPLVEDALRHGGKVLIATPRRDVVLELKPRIQQAFSQHKVVTLYGGSPERWSEGHITLATTHQLMRFDGAFHLAIIDELDAFPYHNDPLLHRAAERACLPGGVFVYLSATPPEQMQREVKAGRLAHAKVPVRYHRHPLPVPQRIAMPSVSKSLKDGSLPSDMRKAIEASVQRGAQLFVFVARVRHVDGVVSMLARLMPHVRVEGTSAADEARSDKVTQFRERHIRILVTTTILERGVTVPKSDVFIWDADDRLFDTASLVQMAGRAGRSKDDPAGTVVFGSAQWSRAQRQAVRQIDSMNQIARRQGYLLPAQQGAGAA, via the coding sequence ATGGTGGAGGTCAAGTTGTATGCGGTACGTACAGAGCTGGGATGGCAGTCAGGGTTAACGATGGATTGGCGGATGGACGCTTGGTATTGGTTGGGCGAAGGGGGCGGGCGGGATGGTAGGAACACACGGGGGAGCCGGCTGGTTGTTGTGCAGCGACCTGTTTCATTGCCTGTCGGATTAGCGGTGTTGCAGGGATTTAAAGTAGACAAAGAGATGGATAGCTGGGGAAGGACGCGTTGGAGCAGCTACTTTGCATCTGCTTTTGAAAATTATGTGAAGCAAATGAACAGTGAGAAGTATCTATTATGGATGCGAGAGAGATTGGAGGTTACCATTTTGGAGCCGCAGTCCTCTGAACCCGTGTCCGGAGATTTCATCATGGAACGTCCGGATGAGCCATATTCCGCTTATGGAACGGTGCTGCCTTTTCGAACAGAAAGAGCTGCTGAATGGAAGGGTTTAGAGCGTGATGAGAAGGAAGGAGAACTTAGTATTTCTCAGCAGGGACATCAAACAACGACAACACATATATATGATAAGCGTGGATCTAACTATAAACGTGTGATGCATGCGAGTGAAAGGGAGCTGGGAGCGGTGGCTCCCATTTCTTTTTTGCCGAAGTCATGGCGTGAGGGTGTCCGGGAGATGGCAAAAGCACTGGATGGTCGTGCGTTGCTCGAAGTCGAAATGAAAGATTTACTGGAACAACGGGGACTAGGGAGGTTGCTGCTCAACTATAAATCTTTACTTCAATGGGCATGGTTGCAAGGGTGGATTGAATTGCGTAGCGGGATAACGGATCGACCTAAAGGTGAAGAGGAACATATGCAGCGAGGATGGTTTGCTATGTTGAGGCGACGGTTCATGGGCTGGCGTCAGAGCGTTGTTGCGAGCTGTGAACGTTGTGGTAGCAAAGGCGACAAGTTGGAGTCAAATAGCTGCGCTTCCTGTGGTTTGTTACATTGCAGGACATGCACAGCATGTATCAACATGGGGCGTTGTCGCGCGTGTGCGTTACTCGTGGTGGGGGTGTTGACAAGACGTGCGGAATTGAAGTTAGCGATGACAAGGGAGGGAATGGTTGAGCAGATAGTTACGAGTAAGGTAGTAGGGAGTATGTCGGTAGTAGAAGAAGTAGCTTTGAGATCTGAATTCGAAGATAACGCCAAAGGAGTTGTGACAAATGAAGATGTCAGTGGCCAGCTTGGAAAATGGGGACTTGCACCCGCACAACTTGCTGCGAGTGAGGCTGCGCTAAGCTATATTGCAGAAATGAGGCTACAGTCGCGCAAGTCGTGGGGAAATGTCCACGCAGGAGAGGGATTACAAAGTGCAAGGGCTCTTGTTGGTGAAAAGGAGCTGCTAGTTCAAGAGGATGCACATGCGGAGCTACGTTCAGGATCGACAGGCATAGGACGAGCTGCTGTACTTGCCACGAAGGGCTCTTTTTTGTTGTGGGCCGTGACAGGAGCGGGTAAGACGGAAATGATTTTCCCACTCGTTGAAGATGCGTTGCGGCACGGAGGGAAAGTGCTGATCGCGACTCCAAGACGTGATGTCGTGTTGGAGTTGAAGCCACGGATTCAGCAGGCGTTTAGTCAGCATAAAGTGGTGACTTTATACGGTGGGAGTCCCGAGAGGTGGTCGGAGGGACATATTACGTTGGCGACGACGCATCAATTAATGCGCTTTGATGGTGCATTTCATTTGGCCATTATTGATGAGTTGGATGCTTTTCCGTATCATAATGACCCTTTGCTTCATCGTGCAGCGGAGCGGGCTTGCCTGCCAGGAGGGGTGTTTGTGTATTTGTCAGCTACACCGCCAGAGCAAATGCAGCGTGAGGTTAAAGCTGGCCGACTTGCGCACGCCAAGGTCCCTGTTCGTTATCATCGGCATCCGCTCCCAGTGCCACAACGCATTGCAATGCCGAGTGTAAGCAAGTCCCTTAAGGATGGGAGTTTGCCGTCTGACATGCGTAAGGCGATTGAGGCATCAGTGCAGCGAGGCGCTCAGTTGTTTGTGTTCGTGGCTCGAGTTCGTCACGTGGACGGAGTTGTAAGTATGTTGGCACGGCTGATGCCTCACGTGCGAGTGGAAGGCACCTCGGCAGCGGACGAGGCACGTTCTGATAAGGTGACACAGTTTCGTGAACGGCACATTCGTATTCTTGTCACGACGACGATACTGGAGCGAGGTGTAACTGTCCCGAAGAGTGACGTGTTTATTTGGGATGCGGACGATCGTCTATTTGATACGGCCTCGCTTGTGCAAATGGCAGGAAGGGCAGGCAGGTCAAAGGATGATCCGGCCGGGACGGTTGTGTTCGGCTCGGCACAATGGAGTCGTGCGCAGCGGCAGGCCGTGCGGCAAATTGATAGCATGAATCAAATTGCGCGTCGGCAAGGCTATTTGTTGCCTGCGCAGCAGGGTGCAGGTGCCGCATAG